One Penaeus monodon isolate SGIC_2016 chromosome 37, NSTDA_Pmon_1, whole genome shotgun sequence genomic region harbors:
- the LOC119596256 gene encoding uncharacterized protein LOC119596256 codes for MASYRLPQAGQPPANKVLARHSPPTSMSAWSLGQKPKKIDSARKTAIIDRELKRLNIDIAALQETQLSDSGSLKEKAPSSGTSRVLSLRLTSSGPTNILSIYALTPCSATEVKDQFYEELEAKIRLIPKKEHLFLLGDFNARVGADHDSWLRCIGHFGVGKLNENGQHLLELCSFHDLCLTNTFPTKPLHRMSWRHPRSRHWHQLDLVISRRSLLNQTCPPLQAEAPTRINIARTNKPELREHFAIAIDKALEGCPTDSATKRWNHIPKAVFQTALDTFGRRERKSTDWFKAGIAKLELAIAAKRAALIAHKKDPSTKTLVTLWTARKDTQKIARPRQRARDVQGHEEGFRPKPIKTAPLKSAKGEIIKDRCKQMKRWAEHYKELYSRETTVTSTALESTQSLPPMVELDTPPTIEELSKAVDNLANGKAPGSDNIPPEVVKATKESSLLQHLYELLMQCWEEGAVPQDMCDGMIVTLYKNKEEWSDCNNYRGISLLSIVGKAFARVTLNRLQLLAERVYLEAQCGFRAARSTVDMVFSVRQLQEKCREQRQPLYLAFIDLTKAFDMVSRDGLFALLQRIGCPPKLLSLIVSFHQDMSGTDSEDGVFIHTRSSGGLFNLVRLWAKTKIQRVLVRELFFADDSGLVAHTETALQRLIDRFSTSCAEFGLTISLRKTKVMGQDVSSAPSISIGDHTLEVVEKFIYLGSTISSNFSLVDRQGSDHDGLSDGANVTNIDVLAKAGMPSMFAILSQRRLR; via the exons ATGGCCAGCTACCGCCTGCCTCAAGCTGGGCAGCCCCCAGCCAATAAGGTGCTGGCCCGCCACAGTCCGCCTACTTCAATGAGTGCCTGGAGTTTAGGCCAAAAGCCGAAAA AAATCGACAGTGCCAGGAAGACCGCCATCATTGACCGCGAACTAAAGAGGCTGAACATTGATATCGCAGCACTGCAAGAGACGCAACTCTCCGACAGCGGCAGCCTGAAGGAGA AAGCACCCTCCTCTGGCACATCACGTGTCCTCTCCCTTCGCCTCACCTCTTCTGGACCAACCAACATTCTTAGCATCTACGCCCTAACACCCTGCTCTGCAACCGAGGTTAAGGACCAGTTCTATGAGGAGCTCGAGGCAAAGATCAGGCTGATTCCCAAGAAGGAACACTTATTCCTACTCGGAGACTTCAACGCCCGTGTGGGAGCCGACCACGATTCCTGGCTTCGCTGCATCGGGCACTTTGGCGTCGGCAAGCTCAACGAGAATGGCCAGCACCTCCTTGAGCTGTGCTCTTTCCATGACCTCTGTCTCACCAACACCTTCCCCACCAAGCCCCTCCACAGGATGTCCTGGAGACACCCAAGGTCCCGTCACTGGCACCAGTTGGACCTTGTCATCTCCAGAAGATCCTTGctaaatcaa ACGTGCCCACCACTCCAAGCAGAAGCCCCGACCCGTATCAACATAGCCAGAACAAACAAGCCTGAACTGCGGGAACACTTCGCCATAGCCATCGACAAAGCCCTGGAGGGGTGCCCAACCGACAGCGCAACTAAACGGTGGAACCACATACCCAAGGCTGTGTTCCAGACTGCCCTGGACACCTtcggtagaagagagaggaagagcactgACTGGTTTAAGGCAGGAATTGCTAAACTGGAGCTCGCCATTGCTGCTAAGCGAGCCGCCCTAATTGCTCACAAGAAAGACCCTTCCACAAAGACACTTGTAACACTTTGGACTGCTCGAAAGGACACGCAGAAGATCGCCAG ACCTAGGCAACGTGCAAGGGATGTACAAGGGCATGAAGAAGGCTTTCGGCCCAAGCCCATCAAGACAGCCCCACTCAAATCAGCCAAGGGCGAGATCATCAAAGACCGCTGCAAGCAAATGAAGAGGTGGGCTGAACACTACAAAGAGCTCTACTCAAGGGAAACTACTGTCACCAGCACGGCCCTTGAGAGCACTCAATCACTGCCTCCCATGGTCGAGCTCGACACACCACCCACCATTGAAGAGCTCAGCAAGGCTGTTGACAATCTAGCCAACGGCAAAGCGCCAGGCAGCGACAACATTCCTCCTGAGGTAGTCAAGGCCACAAAAGAGAGCTCTCTCCTACAACACCTTTACGAGCTCCTAATGCAGTGTTGGGAGGAAGGAGCAGTGCCCCAGGACATGTGTGATGGCATGATCGTCACGCTCTACAAGAATAAGGAGGAATGGAGCGACTGCAACAACTATCGTGGCATATCGCTCCTCAGCATTGTCGGCAAAGCATTTGCCCGGGTCACCCTAAACAGGTTGCAACTCCTTGCTGAACGCGTTTATCTAGAGGCGCAGTGCGGCTTCAGGGCCGCCAGGTCAACTGTCGACATGGTGTTCTCTGTGAGGCAGCTGCAGGAGAAATGCCGGGAGCAGAGGCAGCCCCTGTATCTGGCATTTATCGACCTGACCAAGGCCTTCGACATGGTCAGCCGAGATGGACTGTTTGCCCTCCTCCAGCGGATTGGATGTCCCCCAAAGCTCTTGAGCTTGATCGTGTCCTTCCACCAAGACATGAGCGGGACC GACTCTGAAGACGGCGTCTTCATCCACACCAGGAGCAGCGGAGGTCTCTTCAACTTGGTGCGTCTATgggcaaagacaaaaatacagaggGTGCTCGTCAGGGAACTATTTTTTGCCGACGATTCTGGCCTTGTCGCCCACACTGAAACAGCACTGCAGCGACTCATCGACCGCTTTTCAACCTCCTGTGCAGAATTTGGTCTCACCATCAGCCTGAGGAAGACTAAGGTCATGGGCCAAGACGTCAGTAGTGCCCCCAGCATCTCCATCGGTGACCACACCCTCGAGGTGGTGGAAAAGTTCATCTATCTCGGCTCTACCATCTCCAGCAACTTCTCCCTTGTTGATCGGCAAGGCAGCGACCACGATGGCCTGTCTGACGGAGCGA ACGTCACCAACATCGACGTCCTGGCCAAGGCAGGGATGCCCAGCATGTTCGCCATCTTGTCCCAGAGACGTCTGCGTTGA